Proteins from a genomic interval of Treponema brennaborense DSM 12168:
- a CDS encoding ABC transporter substrate-binding protein translates to MKRIISVLLSCIFAAAVFAAGKGDAGKSRTGGELFVYSVINDEETRLLTELFTERTGIRVTYLRAATGELVNRVIAERKSPQADVLLGGPSSLHIAAAEKGALSPYRSPVSASFPAYTKDPAGVWNGFCVLTLGIGINTDRFEKKFPGKKLPAVWDDLTDPDFKDEIVMTDPASSSTAYLFVQNQLQRLGYDAGWEYLLKLSPLVGQFPSSGGAPPKLVGTGEYAIGIAYVHALAKYKAQGFPVQIIAPPQSAGEVDAVSVIKNGPNEANARAFIDFLLSEEAQTLFASLSYTTPVNPAVASVPGAVSIDDVDLLPYDAELAGRQRDQVLDRWQKTVK, encoded by the coding sequence ATGAAACGTATAATTTCAGTCTTGCTAAGTTGCATATTCGCTGCCGCCGTCTTTGCGGCGGGAAAAGGCGACGCGGGAAAAAGCCGTACCGGAGGAGAACTGTTCGTTTATTCGGTTATAAACGATGAAGAAACCCGGCTCCTCACCGAATTATTTACGGAACGCACCGGAATACGAGTAACGTATCTGCGTGCGGCTACGGGAGAACTGGTAAACAGGGTCATAGCCGAACGGAAATCGCCGCAGGCGGATGTGTTGCTCGGCGGACCGTCGTCCCTGCATATCGCGGCGGCGGAAAAAGGTGCGCTCTCTCCGTACCGGTCGCCGGTATCCGCTTCGTTTCCGGCGTACACGAAAGATCCCGCCGGAGTGTGGAACGGGTTCTGCGTGCTGACACTCGGTATCGGAATCAATACGGATCGGTTTGAAAAGAAATTTCCGGGCAAGAAGCTGCCCGCCGTATGGGACGACCTGACGGATCCCGATTTTAAGGACGAAATAGTCATGACCGATCCGGCGTCGTCGTCCACGGCGTACCTGTTCGTTCAGAATCAGCTGCAGCGGCTCGGTTACGATGCCGGCTGGGAATATCTGCTCAAACTGTCGCCGCTGGTCGGACAATTTCCGTCGAGCGGCGGCGCGCCGCCCAAATTGGTCGGAACGGGTGAATACGCTATCGGCATCGCGTACGTTCACGCGCTCGCAAAATATAAGGCGCAGGGATTCCCGGTGCAGATTATCGCGCCGCCCCAATCAGCCGGAGAAGTCGACGCGGTATCCGTAATAAAAAACGGACCGAATGAAGCGAACGCCCGCGCGTTCATAGATTTTTTGCTGTCCGAAGAAGCGCAGACGCTGTTCGCATCCCTTTCGTATACGACGCCGGTGAATCCCGCAGTCGCCAGCGTACCGGGCGCCGTTTCCATAGACGATGTCGATTTGCTTCCCTACGATGCGGAACTCGCGGGCAGGCAAAGGGATCAAGTACTCGACCGCTGGCAGAAAACGGTAAAATGA
- a CDS encoding pseudouridine synthase, whose protein sequence is MYDYPIIYADQDFIVIDKPAGVPSAPLRPDDTENALQQAIERFPDMAGVTGRKPVEHGLVHRIDTATRGLLLIARTQNAYDAFQRIQAENRFFKEYEATCRQLTVCEETRSGFPPLPENVARSIARLRLGAEAVSFSVQSAFRFYGEGRTSVRPVTELASKFARKKSGDSIYTTEIVLSCISKDTVLAKCRISKGFRHQVRCHLAWCGVPVADDSLYAPALPETGAERLLQFYATALEFPHPSSGVPLRIELKQPPSGYTEIGGN, encoded by the coding sequence ATGTACGATTACCCGATAATATACGCAGATCAGGATTTTATCGTTATCGATAAACCGGCGGGCGTTCCGTCCGCACCGCTGCGCCCGGACGACACCGAAAACGCCCTGCAGCAAGCGATCGAACGCTTTCCGGATATGGCAGGCGTAACCGGCCGAAAGCCCGTGGAACACGGACTGGTACACCGCATCGATACGGCGACGCGCGGATTGCTACTCATCGCGCGCACTCAGAACGCCTACGACGCTTTTCAGCGAATACAGGCGGAAAACCGCTTCTTCAAAGAATACGAAGCAACCTGCCGCCAGCTGACCGTTTGCGAAGAAACACGTTCCGGTTTTCCGCCGCTGCCGGAAAACGTCGCACGCAGCATCGCGCGGCTGCGTCTCGGCGCAGAGGCGGTTTCTTTTTCGGTGCAGAGCGCGTTCCGGTTCTACGGAGAAGGGCGGACGAGCGTCCGCCCCGTTACCGAACTCGCCTCCAAATTCGCCCGAAAAAAAAGCGGAGATTCAATATATACTACGGAAATCGTATTAAGTTGTATATCAAAAGATACGGTTCTGGCAAAATGCAGAATCTCCAAAGGGTTCCGGCATCAGGTACGCTGCCATCTGGCATGGTGCGGCGTGCCGGTAGCAGACGATTCGCTGTACGCTCCGGCTTTACCCGAAACCGGTGCGGAACGGTTACTGCAGTTTTACGCGACCGCTCTGGAATTTCCGCATCCATCGAGCGGCGTTCCGCTCCGCATAGAACTCAAGCAGCCCCCAAGTGGATATACCGAAATCGGCGGCAATTGA
- the secA gene encoding preprotein translocase subunit SecA: protein MLDSIMTFFFGSKRDRDVKQLLPVVAKINEKEAWVSALSAEDFPAQTRILKDRLANGETVDDILPEAFALAREAAKRVLGERAYDVQLMGSIVLNSGRIVEMKTGEGKTLMSVAAAYLNSLTGKGVHVVTVNDYLAERDADWMRPVYDYLGVTVGVIIAGMDNDARKRAYACDITYGTNNELGFDYLRDNMQIDISQKVQRGFSFCIVDEIDSILIDEARTPLIISGAGEDDTFKFHEVDKYVDQLTEAEKDPATGDYPDESQGETITGDYKLDEKSRRVSFTDEGMNRIEQILQKHNLITGSLFDEENFEYIHYFTQAVRAHKLYKNDVDYVVKDGQVQIVDEFTGRILEGRRYGDGLHQAIEAKEHIKIAQRNRTLATITFQNFFRMYDKLSGMTGTAETEAVEFDKIYGLEVVVIPTNKPVARIDEDDEVYLNEPDKWEALSREIAECHKKGQPILVGTVSIEKSEHLSSLLTRKGIRHEVLNAKNHAREALIIAEAGAKGAVTIATNMAGRGTDIKLGGNPEFRARKRAGTSATSEQFEAAYKAEKEKWLSEYEEVKNLGGLYVIGTERHESRRIDNQLRGRSGRQGDPGRSKFYISMDDDLMRLFGGERMKNIMSRIGMEPGEPIFHPWLNKGIEKAQTKVEERNFEIRKHLLEYDDVLNEQRNFIYDQRDAILVDENLPARVMDAADEMLDNYIEEYRAENRKKNETALASFVEKLKQSFGLQLTAEDIQSHSGTEKEYALSLLQNDLTEKEVLAGKENLNMFIRYQYVQLIDKKWLDHLEQLESLREAVYLRSYGSKNPLTEYKIDGFNIFYDMIDSIRHEIASRIFRVKVQQNAPAARRSPQIRQMNAQHNAVESFDGNAARQAANASPMAQRRQGDSVTVVRSVPKVGRNDPCPCGSGKKYKQCCGR, encoded by the coding sequence ATGCTTGATTCAATAATGACATTTTTCTTCGGTTCAAAACGTGACCGTGATGTAAAACAGTTGTTGCCTGTCGTTGCCAAAATTAACGAAAAAGAAGCGTGGGTTTCGGCTCTTAGCGCAGAAGATTTTCCCGCACAGACACGGATACTGAAAGACCGGCTCGCAAACGGCGAGACTGTTGACGATATTTTGCCCGAAGCGTTCGCACTGGCGCGCGAAGCGGCAAAACGGGTTCTCGGCGAGCGTGCGTACGACGTGCAGCTCATGGGTTCCATCGTTTTGAATTCGGGACGCATCGTTGAAATGAAAACCGGTGAAGGCAAAACGCTGATGTCGGTTGCAGCCGCGTATTTGAACAGTCTGACCGGAAAAGGCGTGCACGTCGTTACGGTTAACGACTATCTTGCCGAACGCGACGCCGACTGGATGCGTCCGGTGTACGATTATCTGGGCGTTACCGTGGGCGTCATCATCGCCGGCATGGATAACGACGCGCGCAAGCGCGCTTACGCGTGCGACATCACGTACGGAACGAACAACGAATTGGGCTTCGATTATCTGCGCGACAACATGCAGATCGATATTTCTCAGAAAGTGCAGCGCGGGTTTTCGTTCTGTATCGTAGACGAAATAGACTCTATCCTTATAGACGAAGCGCGGACGCCGCTTATCATTTCCGGCGCGGGCGAAGACGATACGTTTAAGTTTCACGAAGTGGACAAATACGTCGATCAGCTTACGGAAGCCGAAAAGGATCCGGCTACCGGCGATTATCCTGACGAGTCGCAGGGCGAAACGATTACCGGCGACTACAAACTTGACGAAAAATCGCGCCGCGTCTCGTTTACCGACGAAGGCATGAACCGGATTGAACAGATTCTGCAAAAACACAATCTGATTACCGGCAGTTTGTTCGACGAAGAAAACTTTGAATACATTCATTATTTTACCCAAGCCGTGCGCGCGCACAAACTGTATAAAAACGATGTCGATTACGTGGTAAAAGACGGTCAGGTGCAGATTGTCGATGAGTTTACCGGCCGTATTCTTGAAGGCCGCCGCTACGGCGACGGGCTGCATCAGGCGATTGAAGCGAAAGAGCATATCAAAATCGCGCAGCGCAACCGTACGCTCGCCACGATTACGTTCCAGAATTTTTTCCGCATGTACGACAAACTGTCCGGTATGACCGGTACGGCCGAAACCGAAGCGGTAGAATTCGATAAAATTTACGGACTGGAAGTCGTCGTCATTCCGACGAATAAACCGGTTGCGCGCATCGACGAAGACGACGAAGTCTATCTGAACGAACCGGACAAATGGGAAGCGCTGAGCCGGGAAATCGCCGAATGTCATAAAAAAGGACAACCGATTCTGGTTGGTACCGTTTCGATTGAAAAATCGGAACATCTGTCTTCCCTGCTTACCAGAAAAGGGATTCGGCACGAAGTCCTGAACGCGAAAAACCACGCCCGTGAAGCGCTCATTATTGCCGAAGCGGGCGCAAAGGGCGCCGTTACGATCGCGACGAATATGGCCGGTCGCGGTACCGATATCAAGCTCGGCGGCAACCCCGAATTCCGCGCACGCAAGCGTGCGGGAACTTCTGCAACGTCCGAACAGTTTGAAGCGGCTTATAAAGCCGAAAAGGAAAAGTGGCTTTCCGAGTATGAAGAAGTCAAAAATTTGGGCGGTCTGTACGTTATCGGTACGGAACGCCACGAAAGCCGCCGTATAGACAATCAGCTGCGCGGCCGTTCCGGACGTCAAGGCGATCCGGGACGCAGTAAATTCTACATTTCGATGGACGACGATCTTATGCGGCTGTTCGGCGGCGAACGGATGAAAAACATCATGTCGCGCATCGGCATGGAACCGGGAGAACCGATTTTTCATCCGTGGCTGAACAAGGGTATCGAAAAGGCGCAGACGAAGGTCGAAGAGCGCAACTTCGAGATCCGTAAACATCTGCTCGAATACGACGACGTACTCAACGAACAGCGTAATTTCATTTACGACCAGCGCGACGCGATTCTGGTAGACGAAAATCTACCGGCGCGCGTTATGGACGCGGCGGATGAGATGCTTGACAACTATATAGAAGAATATCGGGCGGAAAACAGAAAGAAAAATGAAACGGCGCTCGCCTCTTTCGTTGAAAAACTGAAACAGTCGTTCGGTTTGCAGCTGACGGCGGAAGATATTCAATCCCATTCGGGTACTGAAAAAGAATACGCGCTGTCGTTGCTGCAGAACGATCTGACGGAAAAGGAAGTGCTTGCAGGCAAAGAAAACCTGAACATGTTTATCCGGTATCAGTACGTGCAGCTTATCGACAAAAAATGGCTCGATCATTTGGAGCAGCTTGAAAGTCTGCGCGAAGCCGTATATCTGCGTTCCTACGGATCGAAAAATCCGCTGACCGAATACAAAATCGATGGGTTCAATATCTTCTACGATATGATCGATTCCATCCGTCATGAAATTGCGTCCCGAATTTTCCGGGTAAAAGTACAGCAGAACGCGCCGGCTGCCCGTCGCAGCCCGCAAATACGCCAGATGAACGCACAGCACAACGCCGTGGAATCTTTCGACGGCAACGCAGCACGGCAGGCGGCGAACGCGTCGCCTATGGCGCAGCGCCGGCAGGGAGACAGCGTAACGGTTGTCCGTTCAGTGCCCAAAGTGGGCCGCAACGACCCGTGCCCCTGCGGCTCCGGCAAGAAATATAAGCAGTGTTGCGGGCGATAG
- a CDS encoding ABC transporter permease, with amino-acid sequence MMRTYRPGSGQLRLFLLWTAVAGFCLIFIVYPLATIAFAADGASWKTVCSSPRWYGAAVNTLLCTVLSTDCATVTGFIYAYAVTRGAVPFKRFFSFIPLLHLMTPPFVSGLAFILLFGRQGFITQTVLRQDVSLYGLPGLLIAQTLCFFPVAYVILKGTLEGIHASLEQAARGIGAGPFRVFRTVTLPLCLPGLVSAALFISISVLSDFGNPLLIGGRFRILAVEVYAQLSGWANTGTSAVLGILLLIPALLLFTVQRVLLAKKRDQIATIGSRSGAVQPPLPPKPVRAALTVFCSCIALLTLAHFAAIIMGAFSHIWGVDASFTTEHLANAIRFKRELWNSLRFAAVAAGCTAVLSSVSAFIVSRTHLPFGKLLDTAVMLPAAIPGSLVGLAFVLAFNGPIKLTGTRTIIVVALIVSYVPIGYRIMTSTFAQIRRTLDDGARSLGASRIGVFTDILFPLSFRGFCAAFVFCFVQATGTLSTVIFLVSFKTPLTSVTILNLADQGDWGEAAALALILTVAAFGTLAIASAVLAGKRKTPSRFSFSFFDTERL; translated from the coding sequence ATGATGCGAACGTATCGGCCGGGTTCCGGTCAGCTGCGGCTCTTTCTGCTCTGGACGGCGGTCGCCGGCTTCTGTCTGATTTTTATCGTCTATCCGCTGGCGACTATTGCGTTCGCCGCGGACGGCGCCAGCTGGAAAACCGTCTGTTCCTCGCCGCGCTGGTACGGTGCGGCCGTCAACACACTGTTGTGCACGGTGCTGTCGACCGACTGCGCGACGGTTACCGGATTCATATACGCGTACGCGGTAACGCGGGGAGCCGTGCCGTTCAAACGTTTCTTTTCGTTCATTCCGCTGCTGCATCTGATGACGCCGCCGTTCGTAAGCGGTCTTGCGTTTATTCTCCTGTTCGGCAGGCAGGGCTTCATTACGCAGACCGTACTGCGGCAGGACGTTTCGTTATACGGCTTGCCGGGACTGCTGATCGCGCAGACGTTGTGTTTTTTTCCGGTAGCGTACGTGATACTGAAAGGAACGCTTGAAGGAATTCACGCCTCATTGGAACAAGCCGCGCGCGGAATCGGAGCGGGACCGTTCCGCGTTTTCAGAACCGTAACGCTGCCGCTGTGCCTGCCGGGTCTGGTATCCGCAGCACTGTTCATATCGATTTCCGTTTTAAGCGATTTCGGAAATCCCCTGCTGATCGGAGGCAGATTCCGCATTCTGGCCGTCGAAGTGTACGCACAGCTTTCAGGCTGGGCAAACACGGGAACGAGTGCGGTACTCGGTATTCTGCTGCTGATACCGGCGCTGCTCCTGTTTACCGTGCAGCGCGTACTGCTCGCAAAAAAACGGGATCAGATTGCGACGATCGGCAGCAGAAGCGGGGCCGTTCAGCCGCCGCTCCCGCCGAAACCGGTACGGGCGGCGCTGACGGTATTCTGTTCGTGCATCGCACTGCTGACGCTCGCTCATTTTGCGGCGATTATCATGGGCGCGTTTTCCCACATATGGGGAGTTGACGCTTCTTTTACCACGGAACATCTGGCGAACGCAATCCGCTTCAAGCGGGAATTGTGGAACAGTCTCCGTTTTGCAGCAGTCGCCGCGGGGTGTACCGCGGTATTGTCGTCGGTGAGCGCGTTTATCGTATCACGAACGCACCTGCCGTTCGGCAAACTGCTCGACACGGCCGTTATGCTCCCGGCGGCGATTCCCGGTTCGCTCGTCGGCTTGGCGTTCGTTCTGGCGTTCAACGGGCCGATCAAGCTGACGGGAACGCGGACGATTATCGTCGTCGCCCTGATCGTATCGTACGTACCGATCGGGTATCGTATTATGACGTCGACGTTCGCCCAAATACGCCGCACCCTCGACGACGGCGCGCGGTCTTTGGGTGCTTCCCGCATCGGCGTTTTTACCGATATCCTGTTTCCGCTTTCATTCCGGGGATTCTGCGCCGCGTTCGTATTCTGCTTCGTTCAGGCGACGGGTACGCTCAGCACGGTTATTTTTCTCGTTTCATTCAAAACGCCGCTGACGTCGGTTACGATTTTGAATCTGGCCGATCAGGGCGATTGGGGAGAAGCGGCGGCGCTCGCCTTGATACTGACAGTCGCCGCGTTCGGTACGCTCGCAATCGCTTCCGCGGTGCTTGCCGGCAAAAGAAAAACGCCGAGTCGTTTTTCTTTCTCATTTTTCGATACGGAGCGGTTATGA
- a CDS encoding RluA family pseudouridine synthase, producing MPTFSVTVPAASAAERLDKYLISCESVQQQCAGLNRSKLKAIATGITVNGRDAKLSTKIRPGDSIVVDWADNIPDHIDPEDIPLDIIYEDGNVAVVNKKQGMVTHPALGNWSGTLVNALLFHWNRESVAQTARRPGIVHRLDKDTSGLIITGKNRESEEWLQAQFRDRRVKKEYIAIVAGRPPHASGTIKTQIIRDPRNRKRFKAETGTENGKFAHTQYRCIACYGSFSLMRLQLKTGRTHQIRVHMKYLGCPILGDPLYGNKTQLFPDATLMLHSRLLSIRLPGQAAFSEFKAPVPRRFKKVLKTLHGKYLKCTITR from the coding sequence ATGCCTACTTTTTCCGTAACCGTACCGGCTGCAAGCGCCGCCGAACGGCTCGACAAATATTTGATTTCTTGTGAATCAGTTCAGCAGCAATGCGCGGGATTGAACCGATCGAAACTGAAAGCCATTGCGACCGGTATAACGGTAAACGGCAGGGATGCGAAACTGTCAACTAAAATACGACCCGGAGACAGTATCGTCGTCGATTGGGCTGACAACATTCCCGACCATATCGATCCGGAAGATATTCCGCTCGACATCATATATGAAGACGGCAACGTCGCCGTCGTGAATAAAAAGCAGGGGATGGTCACGCATCCGGCTTTGGGAAACTGGTCGGGAACGTTGGTAAACGCGCTGCTGTTTCATTGGAATCGGGAATCGGTGGCACAGACGGCCCGAAGACCGGGTATCGTCCATCGGCTTGACAAAGATACGTCGGGTCTGATTATCACCGGAAAAAACCGCGAATCGGAAGAATGGCTTCAGGCGCAATTTCGGGACAGACGCGTTAAAAAAGAATATATCGCTATCGTCGCGGGCCGTCCGCCGCACGCAAGCGGCACTATCAAAACGCAGATCATCCGCGATCCGCGGAACAGGAAACGATTCAAGGCGGAAACCGGTACCGAAAACGGAAAATTCGCGCATACGCAGTACCGCTGCATCGCCTGTTACGGGTCTTTTTCGCTCATGCGGCTGCAGCTCAAAACGGGCCGAACGCATCAGATCCGCGTGCACATGAAATATCTGGGTTGTCCGATCTTGGGCGATCCGCTGTACGGAAATAAAACGCAGCTGTTTCCGGACGCAACGCTGATGCTCCATTCGCGGCTGCTCTCCATACGGCTGCCCGGACAGGCGGCTTTTTCCGAATTCAAGGCGCCTGTTCCACGGCGGTTCAAAAAAGTTCTCAAAACGCTTCACGGAAAATACCTGAAATGTACGATTACCCGATAA
- a CDS encoding bifunctional folylpolyglutamate synthase/dihydrofolate synthase, which translates to MSENTPLAVFQDWLESYLNFERLPQKNIFWLDTMQFLCRRFNHPENSCRSVHVAGSKGKGSVSVMINSILRAAGFKCGLYTSPHIVDFSERIGTGAQPLSDAVYEAAVKEVMYSVDSIIPDTLPGNRPITWFELVTLFAFVCFRREHADWGVFETGLGGRLDATNVLDPDVCVITPIELEHTEFLGNTVELIAAEKAGIIKPGVPVCIAPQTPGVRAVFEQKAAEAGAAVMFLDDILTDCTHEFVSGGMNVRFDAPLFSRPIRTTLRLSGSFQAINAALAAAAVKTVYPDMDESLIEYGLSQAVLPGRFEVTGNPAYPVILDGAHTVRSIMFTLETFGALGLFGGTPPQLLFACAADKDVASLAPLFRGFEHITLTRPGDHKQSDPDRLCKAFSAAGLSYEFIPDYAEAIRTARSRAEECRAPLLITGSFYLLAEVKKAAPLR; encoded by the coding sequence ATGAGTGAAAATACCCCGCTTGCAGTCTTTCAGGACTGGCTTGAATCTTATCTGAACTTTGAGCGGCTTCCGCAAAAAAATATTTTTTGGCTCGACACGATGCAGTTTCTGTGCCGCAGGTTTAATCATCCTGAAAATTCCTGCCGCTCGGTTCACGTCGCCGGCTCCAAGGGCAAAGGCTCCGTGTCGGTTATGATCAATTCGATTCTGCGGGCTGCGGGATTCAAATGCGGTTTGTACACGTCTCCGCATATCGTCGATTTTTCGGAACGGATAGGAACCGGCGCACAGCCGCTGAGCGACGCCGTATACGAAGCCGCGGTAAAAGAAGTGATGTATTCCGTTGACTCGATAATACCCGACACACTGCCCGGAAACAGACCCATCACTTGGTTTGAATTGGTAACGCTTTTTGCGTTCGTCTGTTTCAGACGGGAGCACGCGGATTGGGGTGTTTTTGAAACCGGATTGGGCGGGCGTCTCGATGCAACGAACGTGCTCGATCCGGATGTGTGTGTCATTACGCCGATAGAGCTGGAACATACGGAGTTTTTGGGAAATACGGTCGAACTGATTGCGGCGGAAAAAGCCGGTATCATAAAACCGGGCGTGCCGGTTTGCATAGCGCCGCAAACTCCGGGTGTCAGAGCCGTTTTCGAGCAAAAAGCGGCCGAAGCCGGTGCCGCCGTGATGTTTCTTGACGACATACTGACTGACTGCACGCATGAATTCGTTTCCGGCGGAATGAACGTCCGGTTTGATGCGCCGCTTTTTTCACGTCCGATCAGAACGACGTTACGGTTGTCGGGTTCGTTTCAGGCAATCAACGCGGCGCTTGCGGCGGCGGCGGTTAAAACGGTGTATCCTGATATGGACGAGTCGCTGATAGAGTACGGCTTGTCGCAAGCCGTACTGCCGGGACGCTTCGAGGTGACCGGAAACCCGGCGTATCCGGTTATTCTCGACGGCGCACACACGGTTCGCAGTATTATGTTCACACTTGAAACGTTCGGCGCGCTCGGTTTGTTCGGCGGAACGCCGCCGCAGCTGCTGTTTGCGTGTGCGGCGGATAAGGACGTCGCGTCCCTAGCGCCGCTGTTCCGCGGTTTTGAGCATATCACGCTCACCCGCCCCGGCGACCATAAACAGTCGGATCCCGACCGTTTGTGCAAGGCATTTTCCGCCGCCGGTCTTTCGTACGAGTTCATTCCCGATTACGCCGAAGCGATTCGTACCGCCCGCTCCCGCGCCGAGGAATGCCGTGCGCCGCTATTGATCACCGGCTCGTTTTACCTGCTTGCCGAAGTCAAGAAAGCGGCGCCGCTCCGGTAA
- a CDS encoding LIC_12708 family protein: protein MNKTICGKMLISALIGVLFCACSESKVVISVDKNTLFSIGYGNFEDELNLFTLSGAGPVNTRFEMRDGFFYVSNAESKKIMDLNSYGDLIGLYYNADTNPAPSFAAGDDGEAVLTATRKAVEYPFNALGPITVDSRKYVYAADKLPAERQEQDVAHRLLLSQIVLRFSSEGTFVDYIGQQGPGGTPFPYIKNLYTTKNNELIVVCQTNDGITVYWFNDAGYLLYTIPFVIDSLPNPLKAQTDMDMFVSLEKIIPAYTGRTLYVKIDYYTSTVDEASQVQSGIDYTGTLLYPLDVETGEYGEPLSIPPYEEVVSDGFTRLVYPLSYDFLGVTESGWLFFIIADDTGYTVQMIQSNGQKILKRHLDVDHSEILYNTFAFSPEGIISALFAKNRAADVVWWRTDLLVDAILKG from the coding sequence ATGAATAAAACAATTTGCGGTAAAATGCTGATTTCCGCCTTGATCGGCGTGCTCTTTTGTGCCTGTTCGGAATCGAAAGTCGTCATTTCCGTAGATAAAAACACGTTGTTTTCCATCGGATACGGTAATTTTGAAGATGAATTGAATCTTTTTACGCTGTCGGGCGCGGGTCCCGTCAATACCCGATTTGAAATGCGGGACGGTTTTTTCTACGTTTCAAACGCCGAATCGAAAAAAATCATGGATTTGAACTCGTACGGAGATCTGATCGGTTTATATTACAACGCGGATACGAATCCGGCGCCGTCGTTCGCCGCGGGAGACGACGGTGAAGCAGTGCTGACGGCGACGCGCAAAGCGGTCGAATATCCGTTCAACGCGCTCGGTCCGATCACCGTCGATTCGAGAAAATACGTCTACGCGGCGGACAAACTTCCCGCGGAACGGCAGGAACAGGACGTTGCGCACCGGCTGCTGCTGAGCCAGATAGTGCTCCGTTTTTCGAGCGAAGGTACGTTCGTCGATTACATCGGGCAGCAGGGACCGGGAGGAACGCCGTTTCCGTACATAAAGAATCTGTACACGACGAAAAACAACGAACTGATCGTCGTGTGCCAAACGAACGACGGCATCACCGTTTACTGGTTTAACGACGCCGGATATCTGCTTTATACGATTCCGTTCGTAATCGATTCCCTGCCGAATCCGCTCAAGGCGCAAACCGATATGGATATGTTCGTGTCGCTTGAAAAAATCATTCCCGCGTATACCGGGCGGACGCTGTACGTCAAGATCGATTACTATACCAGCACCGTGGACGAAGCGTCCCAAGTCCAGTCGGGCATCGACTACACGGGAACGCTGCTGTATCCGCTCGACGTGGAAACCGGCGAGTACGGCGAACCGCTTTCGATTCCTCCCTACGAAGAGGTCGTTTCCGACGGATTCACGCGGCTGGTATACCCGCTTTCATACGATTTTCTGGGCGTTACGGAAAGCGGCTGGCTGTTTTTCATAATCGCCGACGATACCGGTTACACGGTACAGATGATCCAGAGCAACGGTCAAAAAATCTTAAAGCGTCATTTGGACGTCGACCATTCGGAAATTCTGTACAATACGTTCGCGTTCTCTCCCGAAGGAATCATTTCGGCCCTGTTCGCTAAAAACAGGGCGGCCGACGTCGTCTGGTGGCGTACGGACCTGCTGGTCGACGCCATTTTGAAAGGGTAA
- a CDS encoding ABC transporter ATP-binding protein — MILKEDAADVEISAVTKRYGSVAAVENVSISAAHGSFTTLLGPSGCGKTTLLRMIAGFLEPDSGSVKICGQDQSGIPPEKRAVGMVFQDYALFPHMTVRANLAYGLKVRKIRKDERERRIAETARTLALTNELDRYPHELSGGQQQRVAVGRVIVLKPRILLLDEPLSNLDAKLRNRVRDELKDLQQQLGITTIYVTHDQTEALALSDSIAVMNHGKLEQQGSPADIYTKPATRFTADFIGEANFITDSRGTVCVVRPEQISLTVSEDGDNGEENGSIPTLPETVQAVVTGSYYFGATVRYKLRPLPIHKPLPGGGGIGTQTADSAQTGTGMQDTAGTQTAAALPDRLIADVPCSSVHRFIPTGTVVRVGFTGAAPLS, encoded by the coding sequence ATGATTTTAAAAGAAGATGCTGCGGACGTTGAAATAAGTGCAGTTACCAAGCGTTACGGCAGCGTGGCGGCGGTGGAAAACGTATCGATTTCCGCAGCGCACGGAAGCTTCACGACGCTGCTCGGACCGTCCGGCTGCGGCAAAACGACGCTGCTGCGGATGATCGCAGGCTTTTTGGAACCCGATTCCGGTTCCGTAAAAATATGCGGACAGGATCAATCCGGTATTCCGCCCGAAAAACGGGCAGTCGGCATGGTATTTCAGGATTACGCGCTTTTTCCCCATATGACCGTAAGAGCGAATCTGGCATACGGCTTAAAAGTGCGCAAAATACGGAAAGACGAGCGGGAACGGCGGATTGCGGAAACGGCGCGAACGCTCGCTCTCACGAACGAATTGGACAGATATCCGCACGAACTGAGCGGCGGTCAGCAGCAGCGCGTCGCCGTCGGACGGGTAATCGTCTTGAAACCGCGCATATTACTGCTGGACGAACCGTTGAGCAATCTGGACGCCAAGCTGCGTAACCGAGTCCGCGACGAACTGAAAGATCTGCAGCAGCAGCTCGGCATCACCACCATATACGTAACGCACGATCAGACGGAAGCGCTCGCGCTGTCGGATTCGATCGCCGTTATGAATCACGGAAAACTGGAGCAGCAGGGAAGTCCCGCCGACATTTATACGAAACCGGCGACGCGTTTTACGGCCGATTTTATCGGCGAAGCGAATTTCATCACCGACTCACGGGGAACAGTCTGCGTTGTCAGACCGGAACAGATTTCCCTTACGGTATCGGAAGACGGCGATAATGGGGAAGAAAACGGGTCTATACCGACGCTGCCGGAAACGGTGCAAGCCGTCGTAACCGGCTCGTATTACTTCGGCGCTACGGTCAGATATAAACTGCGTCCGCTGCCGATACACAAGCCGCTGCCGGGCGGCGGCGGCATCGGTACGCAAACGGCCGACAGTGCGCAAACGGGCACCGGTATGCAAGACACTGCCGGTACGCAAACGGCCGCCGCATTGCCCGATCGGCTGATTGCCGACGTACCGTGCAGCTCGGTTCATCGGTTCATTCCGACGGGAACCGTCGTCCGCGTCGGATTTACCGGAGCGGCGCCGCTTTCTTGA